In the Staphylococcus sp. IVB6240 genome, one interval contains:
- a CDS encoding DMT family transporter: MTQQHEKRWIGYLIVIIGASFWGIGGTVSQWLFQHANLEVSWFVAVRLTISGLLLIIIAFMTQGVKVFVIWWDKRAAIQMIIYGIFGMLAVQFTFMSSISHGNAAVATLLQYLGPIFIIFYLVMTKVTKFGVKEALAILLALSGTYLLLTNGHIENLQVPKLAIIWGLLSALVLAFYTVYPVRLLARWGSLNVVGWGMFIGVIALSFVHPPWQVALSDWTLQTHLLFWFAIIFGTMLAFWFYIDSLHYLFPHEAGLLGTIEPLTALLTSVVWLNVSFGAWQLLGIVFIILMVVVLSVVKK; encoded by the coding sequence ATGACACAACAACATGAAAAACGCTGGATTGGATATTTAATCGTCATCATCGGGGCCTCATTTTGGGGGATTGGTGGTACCGTTTCTCAATGGTTGTTTCAACACGCCAATCTTGAAGTCTCGTGGTTTGTGGCAGTACGGCTTACCATTTCTGGATTACTCTTAATTATCATCGCCTTTATGACACAAGGCGTTAAAGTTTTCGTCATATGGTGGGATAAACGTGCAGCAATACAGATGATTATCTATGGTATTTTTGGGATGCTTGCTGTACAGTTTACATTTATGTCGTCAATTAGTCATGGTAACGCAGCTGTTGCGACATTACTACAATATTTAGGGCCTATTTTTATTATTTTTTATTTAGTCATGACGAAAGTCACAAAATTTGGAGTAAAAGAGGCATTAGCGATATTATTGGCATTATCAGGAACATATTTACTCCTGACAAATGGTCATATCGAGAACTTACAAGTGCCTAAACTTGCCATTATTTGGGGGCTTTTATCAGCGTTAGTACTCGCTTTTTATACTGTCTATCCAGTACGACTTTTAGCGCGTTGGGGATCATTGAATGTCGTTGGATGGGGCATGTTCATTGGCGTTATTGCATTAAGCTTTGTACATCCGCCATGGCAAGTTGCATTATCTGATTGGACGCTGCAAACACATCTACTCTTTTGGTTTGCGATCATTTTTGGAACAATGCTTGCGTTCTGGTTTTATATTGACAGTTTACATTATTTATTCCCACACGAAGCGGGTCTATTAGGCACGATTGAACCATTGACTGCGCTCCTCACTTCAGTTGTTTGGCTGAATGTTTCTTTTGGAGCATGGCAATTATTAGGTATCGTTTTTATTATTTTAATGGTTGTTGTTCTCTCAGTGGTAAAAAAATAG
- a CDS encoding M42 family metallopeptidase, protein MSETKKLLKHLTDLDGIAGHEYDVKKAMKELLEPNSDEMIYDNLGGVFGKKASQKGKRTLMIAGHLDEIGFIVTKIDDDGFIKFTPIGGWWNQVMLSQKVTITTEEGKKIRGIIGSKPPHVLESDERQKPVDIKKMFIDIGVRSKEEVEAAGIDIGDMITPYSEFETLLNDDYMTAKAFDNRYGCALAVDVLRALKDESVDIHVVSGANVQEEVGLRGAQVAAHKIKPDLAIAVDVGVAYDTPGMTNDGDTKLGDGPLVINMDASNIGHVGMIRHIKKVAKEKGIELQWDSLPGGGTDAGSIHKSLDGIPSIALSVPLRYMHSNVSVMSQSDYEQAVKLVVEFVKSLNDDVVDNIIW, encoded by the coding sequence ATGTCAGAAACAAAAAAATTATTAAAACACTTAACAGATTTGGATGGCATTGCAGGACATGAGTATGATGTGAAAAAAGCCATGAAAGAATTACTTGAGCCAAATAGTGATGAAATGATTTATGATAATCTAGGTGGTGTGTTTGGGAAGAAGGCTTCTCAAAAGGGGAAACGCACGCTAATGATCGCAGGACACTTAGATGAAATTGGTTTCATCGTTACTAAAATTGATGATGACGGTTTTATTAAGTTCACGCCAATTGGTGGATGGTGGAATCAAGTAATGCTGTCACAAAAAGTAACGATTACAACAGAAGAAGGTAAAAAAATCCGAGGCATCATCGGTTCAAAACCACCGCATGTTCTTGAAAGTGATGAACGTCAAAAGCCTGTAGATATTAAGAAAATGTTTATCGATATTGGGGTACGTAGTAAAGAAGAAGTAGAAGCGGCAGGTATCGATATTGGGGATATGATTACACCATATTCAGAGTTTGAAACATTGTTAAATGACGATTATATGACAGCGAAAGCATTCGATAACCGTTATGGTTGCGCATTAGCTGTGGATGTTTTACGCGCATTAAAAGATGAATCTGTAGATATTCATGTCGTTTCAGGTGCGAATGTACAAGAAGAGGTTGGTTTACGTGGTGCACAAGTTGCAGCACATAAAATCAAGCCAGACCTCGCCATTGCTGTGGATGTCGGTGTTGCATATGATACGCCAGGTATGACGAATGATGGCGATACAAAATTGGGCGATGGACCACTCGTTATCAATATGGATGCAAGTAACATTGGACATGTTGGTATGATTCGCCATATTAAAAAAGTAGCGAAAGAAAAAGGTATTGAACTACAATGGGATTCCTTACCAGGTGGCGGAACAGATGCTGGTAGTATTCATAAATCATTAGATGGTATTCCATCTATCGCATTATCAGTACCGCTTCGTTACATGCACTCTAACGTGTCTGTAATGAGTCAATCTGACTATGAACAAGCTGTAAAACTTGTTGTTGAATTCGTAAAATCATTAAATGATGATGTTGTAGATAACATTATTTGGTAA
- a CDS encoding DUF3139 domain-containing protein: MAKKILGFILAAIVLFILVGAGFFGYKGYQKSQNLKLIDQYLTEQHLDKKVIKEKEEYDPRKGIFYKELTLEGDTKNTYIAQPIHLKRGLFLQGFNTETKKHDKKAKYNFFDENYKMK; this comes from the coding sequence ATGGCGAAAAAAATTCTAGGCTTTATACTAGCTGCAATCGTACTGTTCATTTTAGTAGGTGCAGGATTTTTTGGATATAAAGGATATCAAAAGAGCCAGAACTTAAAGCTTATCGACCAATATTTAACAGAACAACACTTGGATAAGAAGGTTATTAAAGAAAAAGAAGAGTATGATCCACGTAAAGGTATTTTTTATAAAGAACTGACATTAGAAGGGGACACAAAAAATACGTATATTGCCCAGCCGATTCATTTAAAACGTGGCCTGTTCTTACAAGGATTTAACACTGAAACGAAAAAGCATGATAAAAAAGCAAAATATAATTTCTTTGATGAAAATTACAAAATGAAGTAA
- a CDS encoding M20/M25/M40 family metallo-hydrolase, whose protein sequence is MKGDFIIDANWQTPEGRSALLKQLVAHSSVTHSKGETTFPDFVQDLLMSLPYFQQHPEYIHQVPTVDDRHAVIARYHSAKATQTVTLISHFDTVGIDDYGPYQKYAFDMDQLTKTFQEDMRYLDDMSKEDLLSGQYLFGRGAMDMKPGLMLHMSLIEQAILEEWDVNLILMTVPDEEVTSKGMHAAVAYLDELCTQHDLSIALHLNSEPTFQQAHHDTNHYHYTGSIGKIMPSVLVYGRETHVGTSANGLSSNFILSYIQQEIEYHARFKEQFEIEETPLPVSLRVTDIKQHYDVQTPFRSVGLFNMFLFKRHANELFEQFNEAVKQGMNKAISEYQQRIADTDVESLNIQLMTYHDLLQYAVQQYGQETVDQLIDTQIATETEPHLQSIAIVDAMMNLCRELGPTVVTFFAPPYYPATNTSYHPLTEAISETIDTTLRTQFERASKRIHYFNGISDLSYVAPSPNGAGFESYEENTPVFNKTYSIPFQSIEKIQAPLLNCGPIGKDAHKVTERIHQQSAFEELPIVLSTIIQKHFLNS, encoded by the coding sequence ATGAAGGGAGATTTTATTATAGACGCAAATTGGCAAACACCCGAGGGACGCTCAGCTTTATTGAAACAACTTGTTGCACATTCAAGTGTGACACATTCAAAAGGAGAAACTACTTTTCCAGATTTTGTTCAAGATTTGCTGATGTCTCTTCCCTATTTTCAACAGCATCCAGAATACATACATCAAGTCCCTACTGTTGACGATCGCCATGCAGTAATTGCACGATACCATTCTGCAAAGGCTACGCAAACAGTCACTTTAATTAGTCACTTTGACACAGTCGGTATCGACGACTATGGCCCATATCAAAAATATGCTTTTGACATGGATCAACTTACTAAAACTTTCCAAGAAGACATGCGCTACTTAGATGATATGAGTAAGGAAGACCTATTATCTGGCCAATATCTATTTGGCAGAGGCGCTATGGATATGAAACCAGGCCTCATGCTCCATATGTCACTCATTGAACAAGCGATATTAGAAGAATGGGATGTCAATCTTATCTTGATGACAGTACCTGATGAAGAAGTGACATCTAAAGGTATGCATGCAGCTGTTGCATATTTGGATGAGCTATGTACACAACATGACTTATCCATTGCCTTACATTTAAACAGTGAACCAACATTCCAACAAGCACATCATGATACCAATCATTATCATTACACAGGTTCTATCGGTAAAATCATGCCAAGTGTCCTCGTTTATGGACGCGAAACACACGTGGGGACATCTGCAAATGGTCTAAGCTCTAACTTTATATTGAGTTATATTCAACAAGAAATAGAATACCACGCACGCTTTAAAGAACAATTTGAAATAGAGGAAACACCATTACCAGTGAGTCTGCGTGTGACAGATATTAAGCAACACTATGATGTTCAGACACCTTTCCGTTCTGTTGGGCTTTTCAATATGTTCTTATTCAAACGGCATGCGAATGAACTCTTTGAACAATTCAATGAAGCTGTTAAGCAAGGAATGAATAAAGCCATTTCAGAGTATCAACAACGCATTGCTGATACAGATGTTGAATCATTGAATATACAACTGATGACATATCACGACTTGTTACAATACGCTGTTCAGCAATATGGACAAGAAACGGTGGACCAACTCATTGATACACAGATTGCGACTGAAACAGAGCCACATTTACAATCAATTGCGATTGTAGATGCGATGATGAACTTATGTCGTGAGTTAGGACCAACTGTCGTGACGTTCTTTGCACCCCCTTATTATCCAGCGACAAACACATCGTATCATCCATTAACTGAAGCAATTAGCGAAACGATTGATACAACTTTACGCACACAGTTTGAACGTGCATCTAAACGCATCCACTACTTCAACGGAATTAGTGATTTAAGTTATGTCGCACCATCACCAAATGGGGCAGGATTTGAATCATATGAAGAGAATACACCGGTCTTCAATAAAACGTATTCTATTCCATTCCAGTCTATTGAAAAAATTCAAGCACCCTTGTTAAATTGTGGTCCTATTGGTAAAGACGCTCATAAAGTCACAGAACGCATTCATCAACAAAGTGCATTTGAAGAATTGCCGATTGTTTTATCAACAATTATTCAAAAACACTTTTTAAATTCATAA
- a CDS encoding nitrate/nitrite transporter, which translates to MDKSKAGLQLGLQTLSLVAGFMAWTIIAPLMPFISQDIEITSGQLSIILAIPVILGSVLRVPFGYLTNIVGAKWVFFTSFVVLLVPIFLLSQASTPGNLMFAGFFLGVGGAIFSVGVTSIPKYFAKDKVGLANGIYGMGNLGTAVSAFLAPPIAGIIGWQNTVMSYLAVMVVFALIMFFLGDGNEPKVKVPLVEQSRILLKNYKLYYLSFWYFITFGAFVAFGLFLPNFLVEHFGVDKVDAGIRTGVFIAIATLLRPIGGMLGDKFDAVTMLKAFFTIMIVGALIIGLSDGIFLFTVGCLTVSVCAGIGNGLIFKLVPHYFSKEAGVANGIVSMMGGLGGFFPPLVISAVSSMTGSSNLAFILLAIFGVVALLTMFNLSKREKTAGVQ; encoded by the coding sequence ATGGATAAGTCAAAAGCTGGTTTGCAGTTAGGGCTTCAAACGCTCAGCTTAGTTGCTGGGTTCATGGCATGGACAATCATTGCGCCATTAATGCCATTTATTTCCCAGGACATTGAAATAACAAGTGGTCAATTATCAATTATCTTAGCCATCCCTGTTATTTTAGGTTCTGTATTACGTGTACCATTCGGTTATTTAACAAATATCGTGGGTGCCAAATGGGTATTCTTTACAAGTTTCGTTGTATTATTAGTCCCAATTTTCTTATTAAGCCAAGCGTCAACGCCAGGTAACTTAATGTTTGCTGGTTTCTTCCTAGGTGTAGGGGGCGCGATCTTCTCAGTAGGTGTTACATCAATTCCTAAATACTTCGCTAAAGACAAAGTCGGTCTTGCAAATGGTATTTACGGTATGGGTAACTTAGGTACAGCGGTGTCAGCATTCTTAGCACCACCAATTGCAGGTATTATCGGTTGGCAAAACACAGTAATGAGCTATTTAGCAGTGATGGTTGTATTTGCATTGATTATGTTCTTCTTAGGTGACGGAAATGAGCCTAAAGTAAAAGTACCTTTAGTAGAACAATCACGTATTTTATTGAAAAACTACAAATTGTACTATTTAAGCTTCTGGTACTTCATCACATTCGGTGCATTCGTAGCATTCGGTCTTTTCTTACCGAACTTCTTAGTAGAACATTTCGGTGTAGACAAAGTAGACGCAGGTATTCGTACAGGTGTATTCATCGCTATCGCAACATTACTTCGTCCAATCGGTGGTATGTTAGGAGATAAATTTGATGCGGTTACAATGTTAAAAGCATTCTTCACAATCATGATTGTGGGCGCCTTAATCATTGGTTTATCAGATGGTATCTTCTTATTCACAGTTGGATGTTTAACAGTCAGTGTTTGTGCCGGTATCGGTAATGGTCTTATCTTCAAACTTGTACCACACTACTTCTCAAAAGAAGCAGGTGTTGCAAATGGTATCGTGTCAATGATGGGTGGTCTTGGCGGATTCTTCCCACCACTTGTTATTTCAGCAGTATCATCAATGACAGGCAGCAGCAACTTAGCATTTATCTTACTTGCTATTTTCGGTGTTGTAGCATTATTAACAATGTTCAACTTATCTAAACGCGAAAAAACAGCAGGTGTTCAATAA
- the nreC gene encoding nitrate respiration regulation response regulator NreC (Involved in the regulation of the the nitrate reductase operon narGHJI), with protein sequence MKIVIADDHAVVRTGFSMILNFQEDMEVVGTAADGVEAYQKVMEHEPDVLIMDLSMPPGESGLIATSKILDSFPNTKILILTMFDDEEYLFHVLRNGASGYILKNAPDEQLLLAIRTVYKGQTYIDPKMTTSLVKEFVQSSNDDAYSNDPFKILSKRELEILPLIAKGYGNKDIAEKLFVSVKTVEAHKTRIMDKLDLKSKPELVEYALKKKLLDF encoded by the coding sequence ATGAAAATCGTAATTGCAGATGATCACGCGGTAGTACGTACAGGCTTTTCGATGATTTTAAATTTCCAAGAAGATATGGAAGTTGTCGGAACTGCTGCAGATGGGGTTGAAGCGTACCAAAAAGTCATGGAACATGAGCCAGACGTACTTATCATGGATTTGAGCATGCCACCGGGTGAGTCTGGATTGATTGCAACAAGTAAGATACTCGATAGTTTTCCAAATACAAAGATATTAATTCTCACGATGTTTGATGATGAAGAATATCTATTTCATGTCTTAAGAAATGGTGCGAGTGGTTATATTTTAAAAAATGCACCAGATGAGCAACTTTTATTAGCAATTAGAACTGTATATAAAGGTCAAACTTATATTGATCCTAAAATGACAACATCATTGGTGAAAGAGTTTGTACAGTCTTCAAATGATGATGCTTACTCCAATGATCCATTTAAGATACTTTCTAAGCGAGAACTTGAAATTTTACCATTGATTGCGAAAGGGTATGGTAATAAGGATATTGCTGAAAAACTTTTTGTATCTGTTAAAACGGTAGAAGCGCATAAGACACGTATTATGGATAAACTCGATTTAAAATCGAAACCAGAACTTGTTGAATATGCATTGAAGAAGAAACTGCTTGATTTTTAA
- a CDS encoding sensor histidine kinase: MIKQQNNTKELSSFLSAYYHQTSEMIIFIDGEGKVIYMNEAAERVISPENDLSGVSNTICGRCEGYTNEHALRTCYNCFLKSEDLGNTAFQVFMKTTDNKVEPFTATYQTIDEENDIKAFTLQNVTPQIQRQEKLYQRNMIQKTIAAQENERKRISRELHDGVVQELINVSVELRLLKYQQEMGSLLDGAKNIEGLMTKLIDDIRNLSLELRPSSLDDLGLDAAFKSYFKQLELNYGLVVNYQFDMMPQRFDSEIETVVYRVVQEAVFNAMKYAGVDSVDVFVRRTEDTLYAEVSDQGQGFEPSDSPKGSGLGLYGMNERAELVNGHLDIETQKGKGTIVSLDVPINQK; the protein is encoded by the coding sequence ATGATAAAACAACAAAACAATACAAAAGAACTTTCATCTTTTTTAAGCGCTTATTATCATCAAACATCAGAAATGATCATTTTTATAGATGGTGAGGGAAAAGTAATCTATATGAATGAAGCGGCTGAACGTGTGATATCACCAGAGAATGACTTAAGTGGGGTATCTAATACGATTTGTGGTCGTTGTGAAGGATATACGAATGAACATGCATTACGGACATGTTATAACTGTTTCCTTAAATCTGAAGACTTAGGGAACACAGCTTTCCAAGTGTTTATGAAGACGACTGACAACAAGGTAGAGCCGTTCACTGCAACGTATCAAACCATTGATGAAGAGAATGATATTAAAGCCTTCACATTACAAAATGTGACGCCACAGATTCAACGACAAGAAAAATTATACCAACGTAACATGATTCAAAAGACAATCGCAGCACAAGAGAATGAACGCAAACGTATCTCACGTGAATTGCATGACGGTGTCGTGCAAGAGCTCATCAACGTGAGTGTCGAGTTGCGTCTTTTGAAGTATCAACAAGAAATGGGTTCTTTACTCGATGGTGCGAAAAACATCGAGGGCTTAATGACTAAGCTGATTGATGATATTCGTAACTTATCTTTAGAGCTCAGACCCTCTTCATTAGACGATCTTGGATTGGATGCGGCATTCAAGTCTTATTTTAAACAGCTTGAATTAAACTATGGATTGGTTGTGAACTATCAATTTGATATGATGCCACAACGTTTTGATAGTGAAATAGAAACAGTCGTGTATCGTGTCGTACAAGAAGCTGTATTTAATGCCATGAAATATGCTGGTGTGGATTCAGTGGATGTATTCGTTAGAAGAACCGAAGACACGTTATACGCAGAAGTATCCGATCAAGGACAAGGTTTTGAACCAAGTGATTCGCCAAAAGGTTCAGGACTTGGATTGTATGGCATGAATGAACGTGCTGAACTGGTTAATGGGCACCTAGATATTGAAACACAAAAAGGTAAAGGTACGATTGTGTCACTTGATGTACCAATTAACCAAAAGTGA
- the nreA gene encoding nitrate respiration regulation accessory nitrate sensor NreA, whose product MNQIDFSQHDYQDELDRLRHKYQFDFAGIALPTEDHVGTKIKWRYVSGNLNERYQRIELRYGRGVAGNVMKTGKPMMIHDANDEQIQVALFNYPILISEQLTSMIAIPLWHNHRVKGVLLFGQRDNVPLPKVVRNVSEINGIGGLTSEDRVVRS is encoded by the coding sequence GTGAACCAGATTGATTTTTCACAACATGATTATCAAGATGAGTTAGACAGATTACGTCACAAATATCAATTTGACTTTGCCGGAATCGCACTACCTACTGAAGATCATGTTGGCACAAAAATCAAATGGAGATACGTGTCAGGTAACTTGAACGAAAGATATCAACGCATCGAATTGCGCTATGGCCGAGGTGTTGCCGGTAACGTTATGAAAACGGGCAAACCAATGATGATTCATGATGCAAATGACGAACAGATTCAAGTTGCACTGTTCAATTATCCTATCTTGATAAGCGAACAACTCACTTCAATGATTGCAATACCGCTTTGGCACAATCATCGTGTCAAAGGGGTGTTGTTATTTGGTCAACGTGATAATGTTCCACTCCCAAAAGTCGTGAGAAATGTCTCAGAGATTAACGGGATTGGTGGCTTAACAAGCGAGGATAGAGTGGTGCGATCATGA
- the narI gene encoding respiratory nitrate reductase subunit gamma, which produces MFNQFLWVIFPYLCLAIFVIGHIARYKFDQFSWTAKSSEFIEKKQLKWGSLLFHLGIIPVFFGHVVGLLIPAHWLESVGVNNHLYHIGAVYIGSIFGIITLIGMFLLTARRVTKQNVRRLSSASDIFVNFLLLTIVFVGCYATLVTNATVPDFDYRQTISIWFRGLFMLSPDASLMVDVPLAFKLHVLLGFSIMACWPFTRLVHVWSVPLTYASRSYIIYRKHKN; this is translated from the coding sequence ATGTTTAATCAATTTTTATGGGTTATCTTCCCATACCTTTGCCTTGCCATCTTTGTAATTGGTCACATTGCACGTTATAAGTTTGATCAGTTTTCATGGACGGCAAAGTCGAGTGAATTTATCGAAAAGAAGCAGCTTAAGTGGGGTAGTCTTTTGTTCCACTTAGGGATTATTCCAGTATTCTTTGGTCATGTTGTTGGGCTATTAATTCCAGCACATTGGCTAGAAAGTGTTGGCGTTAACAATCATCTATACCACATTGGTGCTGTTTATATCGGTAGTATTTTTGGTATAATCACGTTGATAGGTATGTTCCTATTAACAGCAAGACGTGTGACGAAACAAAACGTTCGCCGTCTAAGTTCAGCATCAGATATTTTTGTAAACTTTCTATTATTAACGATTGTCTTTGTTGGTTGTTACGCAACATTAGTTACAAATGCAACAGTACCAGACTTTGATTACCGTCAAACAATCTCAATCTGGTTCAGAGGGTTATTTATGCTTAGCCCAGATGCAAGCTTAATGGTTGATGTACCACTTGCATTCAAATTACACGTATTACTTGGCTTTTCTATTATGGCATGTTGGCCTTTCACACGACTTGTTCACGTGTGGAGTGTTCCGTTGACATATGCAAGCCGTAGTTATATCATTTATCGTAAACACAAAAATTAA
- the narJ gene encoding nitrate reductase molybdenum cofactor assembly chaperone has protein sequence MINLEMLKYYKDTLGFMSQQLSFPEKLTFHPKTFEDVFNEEHPAYTHVMKYRELMYEKSLSEIQSLYTDTFDFNEKTTLYMTFNKFETQKERGQMLAKLKVLYEMFGLEMPSNELSDYLPLILEFLYAANIDGDSRAQENMQLLVMIIEDGTYPIMKTLEEQGNPYSHLIRGLRETLKRCIVKDDEVKHHV, from the coding sequence GTGATTAATCTTGAAATGCTGAAATATTATAAAGACACATTAGGATTTATGAGTCAGCAATTAAGTTTCCCGGAGAAGTTAACATTCCACCCAAAAACATTTGAAGACGTCTTTAATGAAGAACATCCAGCGTATACGCATGTTATGAAATATCGTGAATTAATGTATGAAAAAAGCTTGTCAGAAATTCAATCACTGTACACGGATACATTTGACTTTAATGAAAAAACAACGCTCTATATGACATTCAACAAGTTTGAAACACAAAAAGAGCGTGGTCAAATGTTGGCAAAACTCAAGGTCTTATACGAAATGTTTGGCCTTGAGATGCCATCTAATGAACTTTCAGATTATTTGCCACTAATATTAGAATTTTTATACGCGGCAAATATTGATGGAGATAGTCGTGCACAAGAAAACATGCAACTGCTTGTGATGATTATTGAGGATGGCACATATCCAATCATGAAAACATTAGAAGAACAAGGAAATCCATACAGTCATTTAATTCGTGGTCTACGTGAAACATTGAAGCGCTGTATAGTAAAAGACGATGAGGTGAAGCATCATGTTTAA
- the narH gene encoding nitrate reductase subunit beta: protein MKIKAQVAMVLNLDKCIGCHTCSVTCKSTWTNRPGAEYMWFNNVETKPGIGYPKRWEDQEHYKGGWTLNKNGKLELKSGTRINKIALGKIFYNPNMPVIKDYYEPWTYNYEHLTNAKDSEHTPVAKAHSVMTGERMDIDWGPNWEDDLAGGHITGPQDPNIQKIEEEIKFNFDQTFMMYLPRLCEHCLNPSCVASCPSGAMYKRDEDGIVLVDQDACRGWRYCMTGCPYKKVYFNWKTNKAEKCTFCFPRVEAGLPTVCSETCTGRMRYLGVLLYDADRVQEAASTENEQDLYEKQLELFLNPFDEAVIEQAEKDGIAQEWIEAAQNSPIYKLAIEYKLAFPLHPEYRTMPMVWYCPPLSPIMNYFEGKNSANNPDAIFPAIEEMRLPVQYLAELFTAGDTTAVKGSLQRMAMMRSYMRAENTGREFDMSRLERVGLTERQAKDMYRLLAIAKHEDRFVIPTSHKEQYMDTYAAQGGQGYGGEYFGANCDGCGVPVGASDKSGQEIYNESFYGGIFRD from the coding sequence TTGAAGATTAAAGCACAAGTAGCAATGGTATTAAACTTAGATAAATGTATCGGATGTCATACATGTAGTGTGACATGTAAGAGCACATGGACAAACCGCCCAGGTGCAGAATATATGTGGTTCAACAACGTAGAAACAAAACCAGGTATTGGTTATCCAAAACGTTGGGAAGACCAAGAGCACTATAAAGGTGGTTGGACACTTAACAAGAACGGTAAGTTAGAATTGAAATCAGGGACTCGTATTAACAAAATCGCCCTTGGTAAAATTTTCTACAACCCAAATATGCCAGTGATCAAAGATTACTATGAGCCATGGACATACAACTATGAGCACTTAACAAATGCGAAAGACTCAGAACACACACCTGTTGCGAAAGCACACTCAGTAATGACAGGTGAACGTATGGACATCGACTGGGGTCCAAACTGGGAAGATGACTTAGCTGGTGGTCACATCACTGGTCCTCAAGACCCTAACATCCAAAAAATCGAAGAAGAAATCAAATTCAACTTCGACCAAACATTCATGATGTACTTACCACGTTTATGTGAACACTGCTTGAACCCAAGCTGTGTGGCATCATGTCCATCAGGTGCAATGTACAAACGTGATGAAGACGGTATCGTACTTGTTGACCAAGACGCATGTCGTGGATGGCGCTACTGTATGACTGGTTGCCCATACAAAAAAGTTTACTTCAACTGGAAAACAAACAAAGCTGAAAAATGTACTTTCTGTTTCCCACGTGTTGAAGCTGGTCTACCAACAGTATGTTCTGAAACATGTACTGGTCGTATGCGTTACTTAGGTGTATTACTTTATGACGCTGACCGTGTACAAGAAGCAGCATCAACTGAAAACGAACAAGACTTATACGAAAAACAATTAGAATTATTCTTAAACCCATTTGATGAAGCTGTTATCGAACAAGCTGAAAAAGATGGTATTGCGCAAGAGTGGATTGAAGCAGCACAAAACTCACCAATCTACAAATTGGCAATCGAATACAAATTGGCATTCCCATTACACCCAGAATATCGTACAATGCCAATGGTTTGGTACTGCCCACCACTTAGCCCAATCATGAACTACTTTGAAGGTAAAAACTCTGCGAACAACCCAGACGCAATCTTCCCGGCAATCGAAGAAATGCGTTTACCAGTTCAATACTTAGCAGAGTTATTCACAGCAGGCGATACAACAGCTGTGAAAGGATCATTACAACGTATGGCAATGATGAGAAGTTACATGCGTGCTGAAAACACAGGTCGTGAGTTCGATATGTCTCGCTTAGAACGTGTTGGCTTAACTGAACGTCAAGCGAAAGATATGTATCGTTTACTTGCAATCGCAAAACACGAAGATCGTTTCGTAATTCCAACATCTCATAAAGAACAATACATGGACACTTACGCAGCTCAAGGTGGACAAGGTTACGGTGGTGAATACTTCGGTGCAAACTGTGACGGTTGTGGCGTACCTGTAGGTGCAAGCGACAAGTCAGGTCAAGAAATCTACAACGAAAGTTTCTATGGAGGGATTTTCCGTGATTAA